A window of Alkalicoccobacillus plakortidis contains these coding sequences:
- a CDS encoding ASCH domain-containing protein: MTPEELWIRYKQEYPESPNTYTAWSFGDSVEMANILLELVLSGRKTATSCNYTLAQQQGEELPEVGQMNIVLDGHGEAKGIIRTTHIEVVPFHKVTERFARLEGEGDLSLQH; encoded by the coding sequence ATGACACCAGAAGAGCTGTGGATCAGATATAAACAAGAGTATCCAGAATCACCAAATACGTATACAGCCTGGTCATTTGGCGATTCAGTCGAGATGGCAAATATCCTTCTAGAATTAGTACTTTCTGGGCGTAAAACAGCGACCTCTTGTAACTATACCCTAGCTCAACAACAGGGGGAGGAGCTTCCTGAGGTCGGTCAGATGAATATCGTACTTGATGGTCATGGAGAAGCCAAAGGTATTATTCGTACTACACATATTGAGGTTGTACCTTTTCATAAAGTGACTGAACGTTTTGCGCGCTTAGAAGGAGAGGGTGACCTTTCTTTGCAGCATTAG
- a CDS encoding putative polysaccharide biosynthesis protein yields the protein MKNQFLKGTFYLTGATFISKILGFIYIMPFVLIVGDSGYALYKYAYGPYTLMLSVATLGLPMAVSKYVAKYNSLGDYQAGRDLLRNGLKIMMAMGVLSFLALYLFAPSLASIAIKEGDVSGNSHDDVVFVIRLVSVALLIIPPMSMMRGFFQGNQQMGPSAFSTVLEQIVRIVFILVGSFTILYILNGTATQAVGISTMGAFAGGLASLILLLWFFLKRKNLFPNPKDSHIAHERIEWLPMLKELTGYAIPFVLVGLAIPVYQNIDTFTINGLLTSVGYSLQEAEQVNAIIGLAQILVLVPVSLATAFSISLIPNITGSFNKGDMQDVTQKIKQTFILLMFVLLPAVVGMTLLSEPIYTSIFGMNNNPELGGRVLAWYAPMGILFSLFSVSAAVLQGINKQKHAILGLGLGIAVKLLLNTLLITSLYELGPIIATYAGYLVSVSYLFIVIYRNIEIPVSKLLKPLIPIGLMVVLMTIVVVLFEALIRLAFSNVVGEYPLSFLVTGIAVFAGAITYLMVSGKTGLIRLIVRRQ from the coding sequence GTGAAGAACCAATTTCTAAAGGGTACCTTTTATTTAACAGGTGCTACTTTTATCTCGAAAATACTTGGATTTATTTATATCATGCCTTTTGTTCTCATTGTGGGGGACTCAGGCTATGCCCTATATAAGTACGCATATGGTCCATATACATTAATGTTAAGTGTTGCTACATTAGGTTTGCCTATGGCTGTATCTAAGTATGTAGCGAAGTACAATAGCTTAGGAGATTATCAAGCAGGAAGAGATTTGCTCCGAAATGGCCTTAAGATCATGATGGCGATGGGGGTTCTTTCTTTTCTAGCACTCTATTTATTTGCTCCGAGTCTCGCCTCGATTGCCATAAAAGAGGGAGATGTCAGTGGGAACTCACATGATGATGTTGTATTTGTCATTCGTCTTGTCAGCGTTGCCTTATTAATCATTCCGCCAATGAGTATGATGAGAGGGTTCTTTCAAGGAAACCAACAAATGGGACCATCTGCTTTTAGTACCGTTTTAGAGCAAATCGTGAGGATTGTCTTTATTCTAGTAGGTTCTTTTACCATTTTGTACATTTTGAATGGAACGGCCACTCAGGCTGTGGGCATTAGCACAATGGGTGCGTTTGCTGGTGGGTTAGCGAGCTTGATTTTGCTTTTGTGGTTTTTCCTTAAACGCAAGAATTTGTTCCCTAACCCAAAAGACAGTCATATCGCACATGAGCGAATTGAATGGCTTCCGATGTTAAAGGAGCTTACAGGTTATGCGATTCCTTTTGTGCTAGTAGGGTTGGCAATTCCTGTGTATCAGAACATTGATACGTTTACAATTAACGGCCTGTTAACGTCTGTAGGTTACAGCTTACAGGAAGCAGAACAGGTGAATGCAATCATAGGATTGGCACAAATTCTTGTATTGGTCCCTGTCTCATTGGCAACTGCCTTTAGTATTTCCCTAATTCCGAACATCACTGGCTCCTTTAACAAAGGGGACATGCAGGATGTCACTCAGAAAATTAAACAAACGTTTATTTTATTAATGTTTGTACTTCTACCAGCAGTTGTTGGGATGACGCTTTTGAGTGAACCAATCTACACAAGTATATTTGGAATGAATAATAATCCCGAGTTAGGCGGGCGAGTCCTGGCTTGGTATGCACCAATGGGTATTCTTTTCTCCTTGTTTTCTGTATCAGCAGCTGTCTTACAAGGTATTAATAAACAAAAGCATGCGATTCTTGGACTTGGATTAGGTATTGCGGTTAAGCTACTTCTCAATACCCTGTTAATCACATCTCTTTACGAGTTAGGTCCAATTATTGCTACGTATGCAGGATATCTTGTATCTGTGAGCTATTTATTTATTGTTATCTATAGAAATATTGAAATACCAGTATCTAAACTATTGAAACCCCTTATTCCAATTGGGCTAATGGTTGTGTTAATGACAATTGTGGTTGTACTATTTGAGGCTTTGATCCGACTTGCTTTCTCAAATGTAGTAGGAGAATATCCACTTTCGTTTCTCGTAACAGGTATTGCCGTATTTGCAGGAGCTATAACGTATCTAATGGTTAGTGGAAAAACAGGGTTGATCCGATTAATTGTAAGGAGACAGTAA
- a CDS encoding ABC transporter substrate-binding protein, translating to MSLIKRGGAVAFAVACGVVAGCSGSDTAADGDIVKLNFLTFADPAQLKVYQRAVDAFHELHGDEIQVELTGLSTDNYTQTLTTRLQGSEGPDIYYVQDFSMATFVQGEAALPLDDFLEGPDSYVKKDDFPDEIWGPTQKDGVTYALVPDANPFVMYYNKDVFEEVGVKLPQEYYDEGNWTWDTLEEITSTFKEAGKEGYVQDGGPFGVNTWIYNNGGSVEKDGEVVIDSDPKTIEAIEFVNQMVQDGNFVFSGSLPQGQGRDAMFMSNQVAMVGAGRWLTPLFLESNKEFDYIPWPTNTGEQMEPTLVTSAYLAVNSDTDYPEEAMKFISYYVSAEGQEVRLADNGNSVPSIAGLEHVVTDNPEPEHAQYLLDAIEIGQPIVFEFETPGLSNELEDIYEIMFLGDITAEEAINRLGDKAREMTEE from the coding sequence ATGAGTTTGATTAAAAGAGGTGGAGCTGTAGCTTTTGCTGTAGCTTGCGGTGTAGTGGCAGGTTGTTCGGGAAGTGATACGGCAGCAGATGGTGATATAGTAAAGCTTAATTTTCTGACATTTGCTGATCCGGCGCAATTGAAGGTCTATCAACGAGCAGTTGATGCTTTTCATGAATTACATGGGGATGAAATACAAGTTGAACTGACTGGGCTTTCTACGGATAACTATACTCAAACACTCACAACTCGTTTACAAGGGAGTGAAGGACCAGACATCTATTATGTGCAAGACTTTTCAATGGCTACCTTTGTTCAAGGAGAAGCCGCTTTGCCGTTGGATGATTTTTTAGAGGGGCCGGACAGCTATGTGAAAAAAGACGATTTTCCTGATGAAATTTGGGGTCCAACTCAAAAAGACGGTGTGACCTACGCCTTAGTTCCAGATGCCAACCCATTTGTTATGTATTACAATAAAGATGTTTTTGAAGAGGTTGGGGTAAAATTGCCTCAAGAGTATTATGATGAAGGCAATTGGACCTGGGATACGTTAGAGGAGATCACATCTACATTTAAAGAAGCAGGTAAGGAAGGATATGTTCAGGATGGTGGACCATTTGGAGTGAATACGTGGATCTATAACAATGGAGGTAGCGTAGAAAAGGATGGCGAAGTGGTGATTGATTCAGACCCTAAAACCATTGAAGCTATCGAGTTTGTGAATCAAATGGTTCAAGACGGGAACTTTGTGTTTTCGGGAAGTTTACCACAAGGACAAGGGCGAGATGCCATGTTTATGTCTAATCAAGTAGCGATGGTGGGTGCAGGAAGATGGTTAACTCCGTTATTTTTAGAATCTAATAAGGAGTTTGATTATATACCATGGCCAACCAATACAGGTGAACAGATGGAACCAACACTGGTAACCTCTGCATATCTCGCTGTGAACAGTGATACGGATTATCCGGAAGAAGCCATGAAGTTTATCAGTTATTATGTTTCAGCGGAAGGGCAGGAAGTTCGATTAGCGGATAACGGTAATTCTGTTCCTTCTATCGCAGGTCTGGAACATGTCGTGACAGACAATCCAGAGCCAGAGCATGCCCAATATCTATTAGATGCGATTGAGATTGGTCAACCCATTGTTTTTGAATTCGAAACGCCAGGACTCTCAAATGAACTAGAGGACATATACGAAATTATGTTCCTTGGTGATATTACAGCTGAAGAAGCAATTAATCGATTGGGTGATAAAGCAAGAGAAATGACAGAAGAATAA
- a CDS encoding aldo/keto reductase, with protein MQYRQLGNTDLKISELSFGTWAIGGSWGQTNDQESLKALETAVDNGVNFFDTADVYGNGHSEELLAKATRGREDEIHIATKFCRAGDIHSQETYSAEQVRTYCENSLKRLKRERLDLYQIHCPPIEILKDGKVFQVLDELQKEGKIRHYGVSVETVEEGLLCLENPNVRALQVIFNLLRQKPLEQLLPKAKEKGVGIIARVPLASGLLTGKFTNEYTFEPDDHRHFNRDGESFNVGETFGGIKFEKGVELVQQLLWIRQGRKHLSSAALRWILDQQEITTVIPGFKTVKQVESNLEAVNVPTFSAEELEKLHTFYKTEVEEHIRGAY; from the coding sequence ATGCAATACAGACAGTTAGGCAATACAGACTTAAAGATAAGTGAATTGAGCTTTGGAACATGGGCCATTGGTGGTTCATGGGGGCAGACAAATGATCAGGAGTCTTTAAAAGCGCTTGAGACGGCAGTGGATAACGGAGTTAACTTTTTTGATACAGCGGATGTCTATGGAAATGGACATAGTGAAGAATTGCTTGCTAAAGCAACTAGAGGTAGAGAAGATGAGATTCATATTGCAACAAAATTTTGCCGGGCGGGAGATATTCACTCACAGGAAACATACTCAGCTGAACAGGTTCGTACCTATTGTGAAAATAGCTTAAAACGTCTGAAGAGAGAACGGTTGGATTTGTATCAAATCCATTGCCCACCTATTGAGATTTTAAAAGATGGAAAGGTCTTTCAAGTGCTAGACGAGCTTCAAAAAGAAGGAAAGATTAGGCATTATGGAGTAAGTGTAGAAACGGTAGAGGAAGGGTTACTTTGCTTAGAGAACCCGAATGTTCGAGCCTTACAAGTGATTTTTAATCTGCTCCGCCAAAAACCGTTAGAGCAATTGTTGCCTAAAGCAAAGGAAAAAGGTGTTGGGATTATTGCACGTGTGCCACTTGCAAGCGGGTTGCTAACTGGAAAATTCACGAACGAATACACATTTGAACCTGATGATCACCGACATTTTAATCGGGATGGCGAATCCTTTAATGTAGGCGAAACATTTGGTGGAATTAAGTTTGAAAAAGGTGTGGAATTGGTTCAGCAACTTCTATGGATTAGGCAGGGACGTAAGCATCTATCAAGTGCAGCGTTACGATGGATCCTAGACCAGCAAGAGATAACGACCGTCATTCCTGGCTTTAAAACGGTCAAGCAGGTCGAGAGTAATCTAGAAGCTGTAAATGTACCAACCTTTTCAGCTGAAGAGCTTGAGAAACTTCATACATTTTATAAGACAGAAGTAGAAGAACATATTAGAGGTGCTTATTAG
- a CDS encoding NAD(P)H-binding protein encodes MMDLETTERKPVIALTGASGYIGNNLLKKLEKQADIIALSRNGDNYENTENVTWRSADLFSLKDAEKALEGADYAVYLVHSMMPSAKLTQAKFEDMDLILADNFAQAAKKNGVKQIIYLSGIIPPDADELSRHLKSRLEVEKVLSSYGVPVTTVRAGLIVGPKGSSFPIVKKLVKRLPMMLLPKWTRQKTHPIALQDVLGALKGSIGNKKLSGESIDVGGPEVMTYREMMIDTAEVMGKKRKLVNVPFMTVNLSRLWVSVTTGTPKEMVYPLIESLIHPMVANPENMDKDLSYGKTTFKEAAKSALEQEEQEQQEKKKSSTSNSKTSSNISDVRSVQRVLLPEGKNAEWAASRYINWLEDFGSPLIQTSIDHRNNANIYLLGKKPLLKLTYAHERSHEKRALYYITGGAFTKPEEKPGRGRLEFRQIPNSQECIIAIHEYKPSLPWFIYTLTQAKFHIWVMYLFKRHLLKIIKQNHQQPRLITDS; translated from the coding sequence ATGATGGACTTAGAAACAACTGAACGTAAACCAGTCATTGCTTTAACTGGTGCAAGTGGATATATCGGAAACAACTTACTAAAAAAGCTTGAGAAACAAGCGGATATTATTGCTTTATCCCGGAATGGGGATAACTATGAAAATACAGAGAACGTCACTTGGCGATCTGCCGATTTATTTTCATTAAAGGATGCCGAAAAGGCCCTTGAGGGTGCAGATTATGCTGTTTATTTGGTCCACTCAATGATGCCTTCAGCAAAACTAACACAAGCCAAATTTGAAGATATGGATTTAATTTTAGCGGACAACTTTGCTCAAGCTGCTAAAAAAAATGGAGTTAAACAAATTATTTACTTGAGTGGGATCATTCCTCCAGATGCAGACGAGCTTTCTCGTCACTTAAAAAGTCGATTAGAAGTCGAGAAAGTTCTTTCCTCCTATGGCGTCCCAGTAACTACCGTTCGCGCAGGATTAATTGTCGGTCCTAAAGGCTCCTCTTTCCCAATCGTAAAGAAACTTGTGAAGAGATTACCGATGATGCTTTTACCAAAATGGACGCGTCAAAAAACACACCCCATTGCTCTGCAGGATGTGTTAGGTGCGCTAAAAGGTAGTATCGGAAACAAAAAACTCTCAGGCGAGTCCATTGATGTTGGCGGTCCTGAAGTCATGACTTACAGAGAAATGATGATTGACACAGCCGAAGTCATGGGGAAAAAGAGGAAACTTGTTAATGTACCATTTATGACCGTTAACCTCTCTCGTCTGTGGGTCAGCGTCACTACCGGCACACCAAAAGAAATGGTCTATCCATTGATAGAGAGCCTAATTCACCCAATGGTCGCAAATCCGGAGAATATGGATAAAGACCTAAGCTACGGCAAAACAACCTTTAAAGAAGCGGCAAAATCCGCTTTGGAACAAGAAGAACAAGAGCAACAAGAAAAGAAAAAAAGCTCTACTTCTAATTCGAAAACGAGTTCAAATATCTCTGATGTACGATCTGTCCAGCGTGTCTTACTCCCAGAAGGTAAGAATGCTGAATGGGCCGCCTCTCGTTACATTAATTGGCTTGAAGACTTTGGAAGTCCACTAATTCAGACGTCTATTGATCATCGTAATAACGCCAATATTTATTTGTTAGGTAAGAAACCCTTACTCAAACTTACCTATGCACATGAACGAAGCCATGAGAAACGCGCCCTCTATTATATAACCGGAGGAGCCTTTACCAAACCAGAAGAAAAACCAGGCAGAGGACGACTAGAATTTAGGCAAATCCCAAATTCTCAGGAGTGCATCATTGCTATTCACGAATACAAGCCCTCACTCCCCTGGTTTATCTATACACTCACTCAAGCAAAGTTCCATATCTGGGTGATGTATTTATTTAAGCGTCATTTACTCAAGATCATTAAACAGAATCATCAGCAGCCAAGACTCATAACAGACTCTTAA
- a CDS encoding formate/nitrite transporter family protein produces the protein MEHASLEKIEQLALKKEKTYQDNRMHYLVRSILATMFLGLGVIVAFRTGGFFYETGSSLAYIVAAITFGVGILLIKYGNADLFTGNTFYFPFAALRGKMSWTSVFKLLFMTYIGNFIGAVFFACFLWATGLFSDSSVNGFLLNVASHKTETPISELFFRGILCNWLVCLAFFIPMSLKNEMAKIFIMMLLVFSFFVSGYEHSIANMCTFAIAFMLGSADMTVTGIIHNLIPVTLGNFVGGAVFMGLFFHYLNPVAKKKQKQSKKVA, from the coding sequence ATGGAACATGCATCATTAGAAAAAATTGAACAACTAGCACTAAAAAAAGAAAAAACCTACCAAGATAATCGTATGCATTATCTTGTGCGCTCTATTTTAGCAACTATGTTTTTAGGACTTGGTGTTATCGTAGCTTTTCGTACAGGAGGTTTTTTCTACGAGACAGGCTCGTCTCTCGCTTACATTGTAGCTGCTATCACTTTTGGCGTGGGTATTCTCTTAATTAAATATGGCAATGCAGATTTATTTACTGGAAACACTTTTTATTTCCCTTTTGCTGCTTTAAGAGGAAAGATGTCCTGGACTTCTGTATTCAAATTACTGTTCATGACGTATATTGGTAATTTTATTGGAGCTGTTTTCTTCGCTTGCTTCTTGTGGGCTACCGGATTATTCAGTGATTCCAGCGTGAATGGTTTTCTCTTAAATGTCGCTTCACATAAAACCGAGACACCAATTAGCGAGTTATTCTTCCGAGGTATACTTTGTAACTGGTTAGTCTGTCTTGCCTTTTTTATCCCAATGTCACTGAAGAATGAAATGGCTAAAATCTTTATTATGATGCTTCTTGTCTTTAGCTTTTTTGTGTCTGGTTATGAGCATAGTATTGCAAACATGTGCACATTTGCCATTGCTTTTATGCTTGGTTCGGCAGACATGACAGTAACCGGTATTATTCACAACTTAATTCCTGTTACTCTTGGTAATTTTGTTGGTGGAGCCGTTTTTATGGGTCTATTCTTCCACTATCTAAATCCAGTAGCTAAGAAAAAGCAAAAGCAATCTAAGAAGGTTGCATAA
- a CDS encoding YczE/YyaS/YitT family protein — protein sequence MKQMVGESSASKKGFTYYTIKWMVFFVGLVVLATGAAFMIKSSYGSATWDVLHLGLSTKTSWSIGLWVQIVGLVMIGLACLIDRTKPQIGSFINIILIGFFLDFMLSLPIYPSVMLWWESLIFLIGGICILGFGAGMYVATGLGAGPRDGMTLVLAKKTGLSIRLVRTLLEGTALLFGWLLGGPVAAGTFLSVFLIGPVMQASIGFWRKQMAKLDKQEEPEEVEMEPELKVNG from the coding sequence ATGAAACAAATGGTAGGAGAGAGCTCTGCTTCTAAAAAAGGATTCACTTATTACACAATAAAGTGGATGGTCTTTTTCGTTGGGCTTGTCGTTTTAGCAACTGGCGCAGCATTTATGATTAAGTCCTCTTATGGATCTGCTACGTGGGATGTCTTACATTTAGGACTTTCAACAAAAACCTCATGGTCAATTGGGTTATGGGTACAGATCGTTGGGTTAGTTATGATTGGTTTAGCTTGCTTAATTGATCGAACAAAACCGCAAATCGGCAGCTTTATTAATATTATATTGATTGGGTTTTTTCTTGATTTTATGCTCAGCTTACCAATCTATCCGAGTGTCATGCTTTGGTGGGAGAGCTTAATTTTCCTAATCGGCGGGATCTGTATTCTTGGCTTTGGTGCTGGAATGTATGTAGCTACAGGACTTGGGGCAGGACCAAGAGATGGTATGACCCTAGTACTCGCAAAGAAAACAGGATTATCAATTCGGCTAGTGCGGACCCTACTTGAGGGAACTGCGCTTTTATTTGGATGGTTACTCGGAGGACCAGTTGCAGCAGGAACATTCCTTTCCGTTTTTTTGATTGGACCTGTGATGCAAGCTTCAATTGGTTTCTGGCGTAAACAAATGGCCAAGCTTGATAAACAAGAAGAGCCTGAGGAAGTTGAAATGGAACCAGAATTAAAAGTAAATGGTTAA
- a CDS encoding SAM hydrolase/SAM-dependent halogenase family protein, translating into MERMLVLQSDFGLSDGAVSAMYGVALSVNPDLRISNLTHDIPPYNVWEASYRLLQTVSYWPEGTVFVSVVDPGVGSKRKSLIAKLASNQFIITPDNGTLTHLIKTKGLEEVRELDEVRNRLPNSGESYTFHGRDIYAYTGARLASGVISFEESGKKIEPTTIVQLSIQDATISDTKVNGSIDILDVRFGNIWTNIHRSLFTQLGINYGDLVDVAIEDGTRQVYKHTMSFGRSFADTLIGKTVLYVNSIDHIAIGINQGSFAKAYGVGTGYNWKIKIQPIV; encoded by the coding sequence ATGGAGCGAATGCTGGTGTTGCAATCTGATTTTGGTTTAAGTGATGGTGCTGTTAGTGCAATGTATGGAGTGGCCTTGTCTGTTAATCCGGACCTCAGAATTTCAAATCTAACACACGATATCCCTCCTTATAATGTATGGGAGGCATCCTATCGATTGCTTCAGACGGTTTCATACTGGCCAGAAGGAACGGTATTTGTATCCGTTGTAGACCCTGGTGTTGGTTCAAAGCGTAAAAGCTTAATTGCCAAGCTTGCTTCAAACCAATTTATTATTACTCCTGACAACGGCACACTTACACATTTAATAAAAACAAAAGGATTAGAAGAAGTGCGAGAGCTTGATGAGGTTCGTAACCGACTACCAAACTCAGGTGAGTCCTATACGTTTCATGGGCGTGATATCTATGCGTACACAGGGGCAAGATTGGCAAGTGGTGTGATTAGCTTTGAAGAGTCTGGGAAAAAGATAGAACCAACCACAATTGTTCAGCTATCCATTCAAGACGCCACTATATCTGATACGAAAGTAAATGGTAGTATTGACATTTTGGATGTGCGTTTCGGAAATATCTGGACGAATATTCATCGCTCATTATTTACGCAACTAGGAATCAATTACGGTGACTTAGTAGACGTTGCCATTGAAGATGGTACGAGGCAAGTATACAAACACACAATGAGCTTCGGTCGTTCATTTGCAGATACATTGATCGGAAAAACCGTTCTTTATGTAAATTCGATTGACCATATTGCAATTGGTATTAACCAAGGATCCTTCGCCAAGGCATACGGGGTCGGAACAGGTTATAACTGGAAAATCAAGATTCAGCCAATCGTTTAA
- a CDS encoding sulfite exporter TauE/SafE family protein, producing the protein MIIIFTMFLLGILLGFIGAGGAGFVIALLTVAFGFPIHTALGTSLAAMAFTTLSGAYSHFREKNIVLKMGLIVGLSAFFSSFAGAKLAVYIQEDLLHYYTAAMLILSAICMMIKLFISSDSSHIEMKKSQVWGRGVGLGILTGLLAGMFGVGSAPFIQLGLLIFLHLSLRQSVGTTMLIILPISIGGGLGYVTEGFVDGVLLIKVLIGTMVGAYVGAKFTNLAPKIVLKVAVIATPTVAWVNFVALREMV; encoded by the coding sequence ATGATTATCATATTTACTATGTTTCTATTAGGTATTTTATTAGGATTTATTGGTGCGGGAGGCGCAGGTTTTGTCATTGCATTATTAACAGTCGCGTTTGGTTTTCCGATTCATACAGCACTCGGAACATCCCTTGCAGCGATGGCCTTTACAACATTATCAGGAGCATATAGCCATTTTCGTGAAAAGAATATTGTTTTAAAAATGGGATTAATCGTTGGATTATCCGCCTTTTTTAGTTCATTTGCAGGAGCCAAACTAGCAGTTTATATCCAGGAAGATCTTCTACATTATTATACAGCGGCTATGCTTATCCTCTCAGCTATCTGTATGATGATTAAATTATTTATTTCCAGTGACTCCTCTCATATTGAGATGAAAAAAAGTCAGGTGTGGGGAAGAGGAGTAGGGTTAGGCATACTGACTGGGTTACTAGCAGGAATGTTTGGCGTTGGGTCTGCACCATTTATTCAACTTGGTTTGTTGATCTTTCTTCATCTATCACTGCGCCAATCCGTTGGTACAACAATGCTGATTATCCTGCCAATCTCAATAGGAGGAGGACTTGGATATGTTACGGAGGGTTTTGTCGACGGAGTCCTGCTTATAAAAGTACTAATCGGTACGATGGTTGGAGCTTATGTAGGTGCTAAATTCACCAACCTAGCACCAAAAATTGTGCTTAAAGTAGCTGTTATCGCAACACCAACTGTGGCTTGGGTTAATTTTGTTGCTTTGAGGGAGATGGTGTGA